In Thermococcus stetteri, a genomic segment contains:
- a CDS encoding 2-phosphoglycerate kinase: MIIVTDRERKIRLPFSRGILTRSITLAGIDVGIAYAIATEVQKELERKGKRSVTTEEIRELTYQKLLEKGLKEEAKRYLFWRELRRKKVRLTVLLGGATGVGKSTIATELAFRLGIRSIIGTDTIREVMRKIIARELLPDIHVSSFLTERVVKTPKNSDPLIYGFETQAKHVSVGIKAVLERARREGLNALIEGIHVVPGFVEPKEDEFMYVIAVPAKEHLLAHFYERARYSQRDAEKYVKNADRIMRIQEYLVERAREHGIPVIENVELENTVSTILADMMKKLEEKGV, from the coding sequence ATGATAATAGTGACGGATAGAGAGAGAAAGATAAGGCTCCCGTTTTCGAGGGGCATACTCACTCGCTCCATAACTCTGGCCGGAATAGACGTGGGCATAGCCTACGCCATAGCGACGGAGGTTCAAAAAGAGCTGGAGAGAAAAGGGAAGCGATCCGTAACTACAGAAGAGATACGTGAGCTGACATACCAGAAGCTCCTTGAAAAGGGGCTTAAGGAAGAAGCCAAGAGATACCTCTTCTGGCGCGAGCTTAGGAGGAAAAAGGTCAGGCTGACTGTTCTTCTCGGTGGAGCGACCGGAGTTGGAAAATCCACTATAGCGACCGAACTGGCCTTCAGGCTTGGAATCAGGAGCATAATAGGGACGGACACGATAAGGGAAGTCATGAGGAAGATAATAGCCAGGGAGCTCCTCCCGGACATACACGTTTCCTCTTTTCTTACAGAGAGGGTTGTAAAAACTCCCAAGAACTCCGATCCACTCATCTACGGCTTCGAGACCCAGGCCAAGCACGTTTCAGTCGGAATAAAGGCAGTCCTTGAGAGGGCCAGAAGGGAAGGTCTAAACGCACTGATAGAGGGCATCCACGTTGTCCCGGGCTTCGTCGAGCCAAAAGAGGATGAGTTCATGTACGTAATTGCGGTGCCGGCCAAGGAGCACCTCCTGGCCCATTTCTACGAGCGCGCCCGCTACTCACAGAGGGACGCCGAAAAGTACGTGAAGAACGCGGACAGGATAATGCGCATCCAGGAGTACCTTGTTGAGAGGGCAAGGGAGCACGGAATCCCAGTCATTGAGAACGTAGAGCTTGAAAACACAGTTTCCACGATTCTCGCAGACATGATGAAAAAGCTGGAAGAAAAGGGAGTTTAG
- a CDS encoding metallophosphoesterase family protein produces MIRIAHISDTHITNEGAFKGYAFDLIVEEINRSSFDFVIHTGDITNQGLREEYELAAYQLKKIQKPLVILPGNHDVRNVGYKLFEEFIGPLNGVYEFRDGVVIWVDSTIPDLSDGRIGGHNFRWLREKLEEYSDRKFKIVAAHHHLVPLPDTGRERNVLFNAGDVLDLLLRHGVTLYTCGHKHVPNVYRVEDMVIDNAGCTSCRKTRKGDVNSYNIIELYDDGRVRVTIRRVTGDEATKEHKPIKPKIFVPSGRRIFRIVQMSESNVSDRVYFRRKTLENVVRMINERLKPDLVIHNGDMVDAGIERYYERAYEYYKLVKPQKILVPGHNDITYLGYELFQEYFGEPQILELGDIVLIPVLSAQYETPIGVVGRMGQKKLRNTLREYEGKFRIVAMHHNVIPVPKSREIGFLEDAGDVLKVLTDEGTELVLTGHGGNAFGVKIENTPIINAGSVSWELHRNPFGNSFNLIDIYTDMVVVWEVQSTWGSRKLLGIWKRKKS; encoded by the coding sequence ATGATAAGGATAGCCCACATAAGCGACACCCACATCACCAACGAGGGCGCGTTCAAGGGGTATGCCTTCGACCTAATCGTCGAGGAGATCAATCGAAGTAGTTTTGACTTCGTTATCCATACGGGAGACATCACCAACCAGGGCCTCCGTGAGGAGTACGAGCTGGCGGCCTATCAGCTGAAAAAAATACAAAAACCGCTCGTTATTCTTCCAGGCAACCACGACGTCAGGAACGTCGGCTACAAGCTCTTTGAGGAATTCATAGGGCCGCTCAACGGAGTCTATGAGTTCAGGGACGGCGTCGTTATTTGGGTGGACTCGACGATACCGGATTTGAGCGACGGCAGGATCGGCGGCCACAATTTCCGCTGGTTGAGGGAGAAGCTTGAAGAGTACTCCGACAGGAAGTTCAAGATCGTTGCAGCTCACCACCACCTCGTCCCGCTTCCCGATACGGGCAGGGAAAGGAACGTCCTGTTCAACGCAGGTGATGTCCTCGACCTCCTCCTAAGGCACGGCGTTACCCTCTACACCTGCGGCCACAAGCACGTCCCCAACGTCTACCGCGTTGAGGATATGGTCATAGACAACGCGGGCTGTACCTCGTGCAGGAAGACTAGAAAAGGGGACGTGAACAGCTACAACATAATAGAGCTCTACGACGACGGCAGGGTCAGGGTGACCATAAGGCGCGTCACTGGAGATGAGGCTACAAAGGAGCACAAACCAATAAAGCCCAAGATATTCGTGCCATCAGGGAGGAGGATATTCAGAATAGTCCAGATGAGCGAGAGCAACGTCTCGGACAGGGTTTACTTCAGGAGGAAGACCCTCGAGAACGTCGTCAGGATGATCAACGAGAGGCTGAAGCCCGACTTGGTGATACACAACGGGGACATGGTGGACGCGGGGATCGAGAGGTACTATGAGAGGGCCTACGAGTACTACAAGCTCGTTAAGCCGCAGAAAATCCTCGTTCCTGGCCACAACGACATAACGTACCTAGGCTACGAGCTCTTCCAGGAGTACTTTGGGGAGCCCCAAATCCTCGAACTCGGAGACATCGTTCTCATTCCAGTCCTCAGCGCCCAGTACGAGACGCCGATAGGCGTGGTGGGAAGGATGGGCCAGAAGAAGCTCAGGAACACGCTCAGGGAATACGAGGGGAAGTTCAGGATAGTGGCCATGCACCACAACGTTATTCCCGTGCCTAAGAGCAGGGAGATAGGCTTCCTGGAGGATGCGGGAGACGTCCTGAAGGTTCTGACCGACGAGGGAACGGAGCTTGTTCTTACCGGGCACGGAGGAAACGCCTTCGGTGTGAAGATAGAGAACACTCCGATAATCAACGCAGGCTCCGTCAGCTGGGAGCTCCACAGGAACCCGTTTGGAAACAGCTTCAACCTCATAGACATATACACCGACATGGTTGTCGTCTGGGAAGTGCAGTCAACCTGGGGCAGCAGAAAACTCCTCGGGATTTGGAAGAGGAAGAAGAGCTAA
- a CDS encoding CBS domain-containing protein, whose product MDLRAPIRVYMTKKLIGVKPDDTIKRAGEVMVEFDIGSLVVVDEEGNVVGFLTKGDIIRRMVIPGLPNTTPVKEIMTKDLITVPSTAPLGEVLDLLSKKGIKHILVEEGGKIVGIFSISDLLESSRRRLETAIAAE is encoded by the coding sequence ATGGACCTTAGGGCACCCATCCGGGTGTACATGACGAAAAAGCTGATAGGAGTGAAGCCCGACGACACGATAAAGAGGGCAGGAGAAGTAATGGTCGAGTTTGACATAGGCTCTCTAGTAGTGGTAGATGAAGAGGGTAACGTCGTGGGCTTCCTGACGAAGGGTGACATCATACGGAGGATGGTCATCCCGGGCCTTCCCAACACCACCCCCGTGAAGGAAATAATGACCAAAGACCTGATAACCGTGCCCTCAACGGCTCCCCTTGGAGAAGTACTCGACCTGCTCTCAAAGAAGGGCATCAAGCACATCTTGGTTGAGGAGGGAGGGAAAATAGTGGGCATATTCTCGATAAGCGATCTCCTCGAGTCGAGCAGGAGAAGGCTTGAAACGGCAATAGCCGCGGAGTGA
- a CDS encoding class II glutamine amidotransferase yields the protein MSETMCRILFARGIGQEVAPLFDALIKSSQKDPYKEKRNKKTQHSDGWGYVLLKEGNATHYRSVLPMFNDSHAKGLLNSLMEEDSEVVLMAHARAASQGEKTLFNVQPFSFSTKHGITFWFMHNGDLDKEALIWKAGFKVEELVEASDSYVFGVYLSNTIDNPTPKEISRRFILGLETTRTTLNTGTLFLLPDGSWSAFITAYMVDKYANSLDDWNYARLIELKNSGLYAVASSTLELYYEARWRTLNNGTALSISSDKIERFALGDAYGP from the coding sequence GTGAGTGAAACTATGTGTAGGATACTTTTTGCCCGCGGCATTGGACAGGAGGTTGCACCACTTTTTGATGCCCTGATCAAATCCTCCCAAAAGGATCCTTACAAGGAAAAGAGGAATAAGAAAACCCAGCATTCCGACGGCTGGGGGTACGTCCTCCTGAAAGAGGGAAACGCCACCCACTACAGGTCTGTTCTCCCGATGTTCAACGATTCTCATGCTAAGGGCCTCCTTAACTCCCTCATGGAAGAGGACTCTGAGGTCGTGTTGATGGCACATGCAAGGGCCGCTTCACAGGGGGAGAAAACCCTTTTCAACGTCCAACCTTTCTCGTTTTCCACGAAGCACGGAATTACGTTCTGGTTCATGCACAACGGCGATTTGGACAAAGAAGCACTAATTTGGAAAGCCGGTTTCAAGGTGGAAGAGCTCGTCGAGGCATCAGACAGCTACGTCTTCGGAGTATACCTGTCCAATACCATAGACAATCCTACACCGAAGGAGATTTCAAGGAGGTTTATACTCGGGCTGGAAACGACCAGGACTACCTTGAACACTGGAACACTGTTTTTACTTCCCGATGGCAGCTGGAGTGCGTTTATAACGGCATACATGGTGGACAAGTACGCGAACAGCCTTGACGACTGGAACTACGCTAGGCTCATCGAGCTTAAGAACAGCGGACTGTATGCGGTGGCATCCTCCACACTGGAGCTGTACTATGAAGCCCGGTGGAGAACCCTCAACAACGGAACCGCCCTCTCAATAAGTAGTGATAAAATCGAACGCTTCGCCCTGGGTGACGCTTATGGACCTTAG
- a CDS encoding type I restriction endonuclease has translation MPGLEGAVLTVMSRIGRHRALYEKNEEAVKQHLIGEIMSALGWEWNNPEEVRPEERTEDGRADYALFLNGETVAFLEAKNLGVNILKRDEPLRQLARYCFSRGVNYGILSNGAVWIALKAFAEGTSLKDRVLFVVNLEEEPLERAVLKLSLLSKENLPRVEKLAILLKALEAAYNALISEGFSGDSLLRYLQARGPALVPVSALSGGEVVKALYIYEGGWRPVPLGDKTLKAVLFAVLDYLEARSEGRKAEEVRKVKKFLSGANIPEEKILALLKGIEEDEGLKLAVEL, from the coding sequence ATGCCAGGACTTGAGGGTGCAGTGCTGACAGTAATGTCCCGCATTGGCAGACACCGTGCTCTCTACGAGAAAAACGAAGAGGCCGTTAAACAGCACCTCATCGGGGAAATTATGAGTGCCCTCGGCTGGGAGTGGAACAACCCGGAGGAAGTCCGGCCGGAGGAGAGGACTGAAGACGGTAGGGCAGATTATGCGCTCTTCCTGAACGGTGAGACAGTGGCGTTTCTTGAAGCTAAAAACCTTGGAGTTAACATCCTGAAGAGGGACGAACCGCTGAGACAGCTCGCAAGGTACTGCTTCAGCAGGGGAGTTAATTATGGAATACTGAGCAACGGTGCAGTTTGGATAGCCCTGAAGGCCTTTGCGGAGGGCACTTCGCTGAAGGACAGAGTTCTCTTCGTCGTTAACCTTGAGGAGGAGCCCCTGGAGAGGGCGGTTCTCAAGCTCTCCCTGCTCTCAAAGGAGAACCTCCCAAGGGTGGAGAAGCTGGCGATCCTTCTGAAGGCATTGGAAGCCGCTTACAACGCCCTTATCTCCGAGGGATTCTCAGGGGATTCTCTCCTCCGCTACCTGCAGGCGAGGGGACCAGCGTTAGTACCGGTATCAGCCTTAAGTGGTGGGGAAGTTGTGAAGGCCCTCTACATTTATGAGGGCGGATGGAGACCAGTCCCTCTGGGAGACAAAACACTTAAGGCCGTTCTCTTCGCCGTCTTGGACTACCTTGAGGCCCGCTCAGAGGGCAGAAAAGCCGAGGAAGTTAGGAAGGTAAAGAAGTTCCTAAGCGGTGCTAACATTCCCGAGGAGAAGATACTTGCGCTCCTCAAGGGGATTGAGGAGGACGAGGGCCTTAAGCTGGCGGTGGAGCTATGA
- a CDS encoding M67 family metallopeptidase has protein sequence MKLAISEKDIRGIIELARRSPIEVCGFLLGRKEGNRIIVEEVRETENRLNSPAEFEIDPLEIAEVLDEAEKKGLEIVGIFHSHLKCPPVPSEKDIAGMNLWRNVWLIANSLGEIRAWILENGEVREVGVETR, from the coding sequence ATGAAGCTCGCCATTAGCGAGAAGGACATCCGAGGGATAATTGAACTCGCGAGGAGAAGTCCCATAGAAGTCTGCGGCTTTCTCCTAGGCAGGAAGGAGGGGAACAGAATAATTGTTGAGGAAGTCAGGGAGACTGAGAACAGACTGAACTCCCCGGCGGAATTTGAAATTGACCCTCTAGAAATCGCGGAGGTTCTGGATGAGGCAGAGAAGAAAGGACTCGAAATCGTTGGAATCTTCCACTCCCACCTCAAGTGCCCACCGGTGCCATCTGAAAAGGATATAGCAGGTATGAACCTGTGGAGGAACGTCTGGCTTATAGCGAACTCCTTGGGTGAGATTCGGGCATGGATCCTTGAAAACGGAGAGGTGAGGGAAGTCGGGGTTGAAACTAGGTAG